In one Chryseobacterium camelliae genomic region, the following are encoded:
- a CDS encoding ATP-dependent Clp protease ATP-binding subunit, whose translation MGVLVTNETVKQLFHIAQSIARENYNGTYGGPHILQALMHKDIGLNEFLKSIDKDPGYFYEWADVRIEDYPKTTHLPDEVGEDEFVDNIVEEADDIRLKLGLDEITPICILTAIVKPQVAFTLQQLKSLPLREHEIFNLYRKDTPYETSENGSFSSLFSNGSDYSDNSFPSIKSYCVDRTAQARKGELENIIGRDKELRMLVEILCRRSKPNVIIIGEPGVGKTALVEGFAIEITKGNVPEMLKNGTLLELDTGALLAGTSYKGEIEDRLKKVINECKKIEKAILFIDEIHTLLDPKGSIGNVANLLKPELARGEITVIGATTQEEYRKIIEPEQAFNRRFEVLTVNEPDEKTCVKMIDVLLEGYKKHHGIEVEKTALPECVRLAKRYAKGKKLPDAAIDLLDRTMAAIKMLDELSEKELESWKAKYDEILKDEFFDEKDKADELIWTYNLLRDKISPILWGSLSEQPQIDNSMPVEEIQKIIEETYAELLQHAALKREKVDRLELAAVMAAKTNIPIGKIQAQEKEKLLNMESLLMNRVVGQDHALKILSDAIVENRSGLNKPGQPIGSFFLLGPTGTGKTELAKSMAELLFNDEKAMVRFDMSEFKEEHSAALLYGAPPGYVGYEEGGMLVNKIRQQPYTVVLFDEIEKAHHSVFDVFLQIMDEGKVHDKLGKEGDFSNALILFTSNIGSEEIVKQFEEGKIPESNSLMQIMSNSGRFRPEFLARITEIIPFAPITESIAERIFNIQLKSLHTSLTRLGMALKISDEAVKNLALGGFSSKYGARQISGVIRSQLARPISKMIVREEVKSGQTIHVDWNKEEEKLSWKVE comes from the coding sequence ATGGGAGTACTAGTAACCAATGAAACAGTAAAACAGCTGTTTCACATTGCACAGTCTATAGCGAGGGAAAATTATAACGGAACGTATGGAGGACCACATATCTTACAGGCTTTAATGCACAAAGACATCGGTCTTAATGAGTTTTTGAAAAGTATAGATAAAGATCCCGGGTATTTCTACGAATGGGCAGATGTAAGAATTGAAGATTATCCGAAAACAACCCACCTTCCTGATGAAGTGGGCGAAGATGAATTTGTGGATAATATCGTGGAAGAAGCAGATGATATTCGTTTAAAATTAGGATTGGATGAAATCACCCCGATCTGTATCCTTACCGCTATCGTGAAACCTCAGGTTGCATTTACTTTGCAGCAGCTTAAATCTCTTCCGCTTAGAGAACATGAGATTTTTAATTTATACAGAAAAGATACACCCTACGAAACTTCAGAAAACGGAAGTTTTTCTTCCTTATTTTCAAACGGTTCAGACTATTCGGACAATTCCTTTCCCTCTATTAAAAGCTACTGTGTAGACAGAACAGCCCAGGCGAGAAAAGGAGAGTTGGAAAACATTATCGGAAGAGATAAGGAACTTAGAATGCTGGTTGAAATCCTATGCAGAAGAAGTAAACCGAACGTGATCATTATCGGAGAACCGGGAGTTGGTAAAACAGCTTTGGTAGAAGGCTTTGCAATAGAAATTACTAAAGGAAACGTTCCGGAAATGTTGAAAAACGGAACCCTTTTGGAACTGGATACCGGTGCTTTATTAGCAGGAACTTCTTACAAAGGTGAGATTGAAGACCGTCTTAAAAAAGTAATCAATGAATGCAAAAAAATTGAAAAAGCCATTCTTTTCATTGATGAAATTCATACCCTTTTAGATCCTAAAGGCAGTATCGGAAATGTGGCTAATTTGCTGAAACCTGAATTGGCAAGAGGTGAAATTACCGTAATCGGAGCCACAACCCAGGAAGAATACAGAAAAATTATAGAGCCGGAACAGGCTTTTAACCGTCGTTTCGAAGTGCTGACCGTAAATGAGCCAGACGAAAAAACGTGTGTTAAAATGATTGACGTTCTGTTGGAAGGGTATAAAAAACACCACGGAATTGAAGTGGAGAAAACCGCACTTCCGGAATGTGTGCGTTTGGCAAAACGATATGCAAAAGGTAAAAAATTACCCGATGCTGCTATTGATTTATTAGACAGAACGATGGCTGCCATCAAAATGCTAGACGAGCTTTCAGAAAAAGAACTGGAAAGCTGGAAAGCAAAATATGATGAAATTTTAAAAGATGAATTTTTTGATGAAAAAGACAAAGCAGATGAACTGATCTGGACCTATAATTTATTAAGAGATAAGATCAGTCCGATTTTATGGGGTTCTCTGAGTGAGCAGCCGCAGATCGACAATTCAATGCCTGTTGAAGAAATTCAAAAAATTATTGAAGAAACATACGCAGAACTTTTACAACATGCAGCGCTAAAAAGAGAAAAAGTTGACCGTCTGGAATTAGCCGCGGTAATGGCCGCCAAAACAAACATTCCGATCGGAAAAATTCAGGCTCAGGAAAAAGAGAAATTATTAAATATGGAATCTCTTTTAATGAACCGCGTTGTTGGGCAGGATCATGCTTTGAAAATCCTTTCCGATGCCATTGTTGAAAACCGAAGCGGTTTAAACAAACCGGGACAGCCGATCGGTTCGTTCTTCCTTTTAGGTCCTACCGGAACAGGAAAAACAGAACTGGCGAAATCTATGGCAGAACTGCTTTTCAACGATGAAAAAGCAATGGTTCGTTTCGATATGTCTGAATTCAAAGAAGAACATTCGGCAGCATTGTTATACGGGGCGCCTCCCGGATATGTTGGTTATGAGGAAGGCGGAATGTTGGTTAATAAGATCAGACAGCAGCCTTATACCGTAGTTTTATTCGATGAAATTGAAAAAGCGCATCATTCGGTTTTTGATGTCTTTTTGCAGATCATGGATGAAGGAAAAGTTCATGATAAGCTTGGAAAAGAAGGAGATTTCAGCAATGCCTTAATCTTATTTACTTCAAACATCGGAAGTGAAGAAATTGTAAAGCAGTTTGAAGAAGGAAAAATCCCAGAATCCAATTCATTAATGCAGATTATGTCGAACTCCGGACGTTTCAGGCCGGAATTTTTGGCAAGAATTACGGAAATTATTCCTTTTGCACCGATTACAGAATCTATTGCGGAAAGAATCTTTAATATCCAGTTAAAATCATTGCATACTTCATTAACCCGACTGGGTATGGCTCTGAAAATTTCTGATGAAGCCGTTAAAAACCTTGCGTTAGGTGGATTCAGCAGCAAATATGGGGCAAGACAGATCTCCGGAGTTATCCGGTCTCAGCTGGCAAGACCGATTTCGAAGATGATCGTGAGAGAGGAAGTGAAATCCGGGCAAACAATTCATGTAGACTGGAATAAAGAAGAGGAAAAATTGAGCTGGAAAGTTGAATAA